One Mesorhizobium loti genomic window carries:
- a CDS encoding alkylhydroperoxidase like protein: MKQRLQFFAKAPEIMKAVSALNKAVDECGLEVGLLHLIKLRASQINGCSYCVEMHSREARRDGETEQRLYLVAAWKESPLFSERERAAFAWTEAVTLIANNGVSDELYARTLEYFSEEELVKLSVALGMINTWNRLCIPFQAIHPMPAAKAA; encoded by the coding sequence ATGAAACAGAGACTGCAATTTTTCGCCAAGGCTCCCGAGATCATGAAGGCGGTGTCGGCGCTCAACAAGGCGGTCGACGAATGCGGGCTGGAGGTCGGCCTGCTGCACCTGATCAAGCTCAGGGCTTCGCAGATCAATGGCTGTTCCTACTGCGTGGAGATGCACAGCCGCGAGGCGCGGCGCGACGGCGAAACCGAGCAGCGGCTCTATCTCGTCGCGGCCTGGAAGGAATCGCCGTTGTTTTCCGAACGTGAGCGCGCCGCCTTCGCCTGGACGGAGGCGGTGACCCTGATCGCCAACAATGGCGTCTCGGACGAGCTCTATGCCCGCACGCTCGAGTACTTCTCGGAAGAGGAACTGGTCAAGCTGTCCGTCGCGCTCGGCATGATCAACACCTGGAACCGGCTGTGCATTCCGTTCCAGGCCATTCATCCGATGCCAGCCGCCAAGGCAGCCTGA
- a CDS encoding helix-turn-helix domain-containing protein gives MDAPSHSAEDSRRRELGAFLRSRRERLTPSATGITTGLRRRTPGLRREEVAMIAGVGTTWYTWLEQGRDVRPSVEVLTALCGALRLDAAEKRHLFTLAGRQQPERRRIAAGKVDGPLLHMLQSLVLQPAYVVGPRWDVLAWNDGAVAIFGDYGLLEGDARNIIHGVFTDPHRRHLLVDWEQLARATLAAFRAESAKYVGDPDFERLIALMMRSSPEFREWWPQRDVVHRLSGMKHLRHPIAGAMVFEHMSLSIDDGSDMKLIVYTPLAEHNSIAKLQKLLDDLPAERRSA, from the coding sequence ATGGACGCTCCCTCTCATTCCGCTGAAGACAGCCGCCGGCGCGAACTCGGCGCTTTCCTGCGCTCACGCCGCGAAAGGCTGACGCCCTCGGCGACCGGCATCACGACCGGCCTCAGGCGGCGCACGCCAGGCCTGCGCCGCGAGGAGGTGGCGATGATCGCAGGCGTCGGCACCACCTGGTACACCTGGCTGGAGCAGGGCAGGGACGTGCGGCCTTCCGTGGAGGTGCTGACGGCATTGTGCGGGGCGCTGCGCCTCGACGCCGCGGAGAAACGGCATCTCTTCACGCTTGCCGGCCGTCAGCAGCCGGAGCGACGTCGCATTGCGGCTGGAAAGGTCGATGGCCCGTTGCTGCATATGCTGCAAAGCCTGGTGCTGCAGCCTGCCTATGTCGTCGGTCCGCGCTGGGACGTGCTGGCCTGGAATGACGGCGCCGTTGCCATTTTCGGCGATTATGGCCTGTTGGAGGGTGACGCCCGCAACATCATCCACGGCGTGTTCACCGATCCGCACCGGCGGCATCTCTTGGTGGATTGGGAGCAACTGGCGCGCGCAACCCTCGCTGCGTTCCGCGCCGAGAGCGCGAAATATGTCGGCGATCCGGATTTCGAGCGGCTGATCGCGCTGATGATGCGCTCAAGTCCCGAATTCCGGGAATGGTGGCCGCAACGCGACGTCGTGCACCGCTTGTCCGGCATGAAGCATCTGCGCCACCCGATCGCCGGCGCGATGGTGTTCGAGCATATGAGCCTGTCGATCGATGACGGCTCCGATATGAAGCTGATCGTCTACACGCCGCTCGCCGAGCACAACTCGATCGCCAAGCTGCAGAAACTGCTGGACGACCTTCCGGCCGAGCGGCGCAGCGCCTGA
- a CDS encoding DoxX family protein encodes MPADLPSTLLFLGRLLLGGAFVFAGLRNIQNAAFLTGLMAARGVPQARLALWAGIVLQVIAGALVIAALWVTLACAVLVLFLIAATPMFHNFWDHQGPDRAARINGFVGNVALTGGFLALIAQSV; translated from the coding sequence ATGCCTGCCGATTTACCATCGACCTTGTTGTTTCTCGGCCGCCTGTTGCTCGGCGGCGCCTTCGTCTTCGCCGGCCTGCGCAACATCCAGAACGCGGCTTTCCTCACCGGGCTGATGGCCGCGCGCGGCGTGCCGCAGGCGCGGCTGGCGCTGTGGGCCGGCATTGTGCTCCAGGTCATTGCCGGAGCCCTGGTGATAGCTGCCCTTTGGGTGACACTCGCCTGCGCGGTGCTGGTGCTGTTCCTGATCGCGGCCACGCCGATGTTCCACAATTTCTGGGATCACCAAGGCCCGGACCGCGCGGCGCGCATCAACGGCTTCGTCGGCAATGTCGCGCTGACGGGCGGTTTCCTGGCGCTGATCGCGCAGTCCGTTTAA
- a CDS encoding transcriptional regulator, whose amino-acid sequence MNTGTEAPRRTRIQQEKRELILEAALEVFSTHGFRGSTIDQIAEAAGMSKPNLLYYFRRKEDIHETLMQRLLDTWLAPLRELDDIGDPMTELRSYIRRKLEMARDFPRESRLFANEILQGAPRIMPLLAGELKTLVDEKAAVIKGWMRAGKIARTDPWHLIFSIWATTQHYADFDVQVRAVLGPNRGGDGRFEDAARFLEQLFLEGLKPRG is encoded by the coding sequence GTGAACACCGGCACGGAAGCGCCTCGCCGCACCCGCATCCAGCAGGAAAAGCGAGAACTTATCCTGGAGGCGGCACTCGAAGTGTTCTCAACCCATGGCTTCCGCGGCTCGACCATCGACCAGATCGCCGAAGCCGCCGGCATGTCGAAGCCGAACCTGCTCTATTACTTCCGCCGCAAGGAAGACATTCACGAGACGTTAATGCAGCGCCTGCTCGACACCTGGCTGGCGCCGCTGCGCGAACTCGACGACATCGGCGACCCGATGACCGAACTCAGGAGCTACATCAGGCGCAAGCTCGAAATGGCGCGCGATTTTCCACGCGAGAGCCGGCTCTTCGCCAATGAAATCCTGCAAGGTGCGCCGCGCATCATGCCGCTGCTGGCGGGCGAGCTGAAGACGCTGGTCGACGAGAAGGCCGCCGTCATCAAGGGCTGGATGCGTGCCGGCAAGATCGCCCGGACTGACCCCTGGCACCTGATCTTCTCGATCTGGGCAACGACGCAGCACTATGCCGATTTCGACGTCCAGGTCCGCGCCGTGCTCGGACCGAACCGTGGCGGCGACGGCCGCTTCGAGGACGCGGCACGGTTCCTGGAGCAGTTGTTTCTTGAGGGGCTGAAGCCGAGGGGCTGA
- a CDS encoding allantoate amidohydrolase, translating to MAAPGENLRINSDRLWDSLMEMAKIGPGVAGGNNRQTVTDEDGEGRHLFKRWCDAAGLEMGVDEMGTMFARREGTDPSLPPVYVGSHLDTQPTGGKYDGVLGVLGGLEIVRSLNDLDIKTKHPIVVTNWTNEEGARFAPAMMASGVFAGVLEQADVYEHTDKQGKKFGEELERIGWKGTEKVGDRKIHAFFELHIEQGPILEDEGIDIGVVTHGQGLKWLQVTLTGKEAHTGSTPMPKRRNAGLGMARVIELVHEIAMDYQPDAVGAVGHMEVFPNSRNIIAGRTVFTIDIRSPEKEVLDAMDGRIREGIDTICEALDIQYKIEQVGHFDPVTFDAGCVKAIRDAADRLGYTHRNIVSGAGHDACWINRVAPTAMVMCPCVDGLSHNEAEEITKEWASAGADVLFHAVVETAVIVE from the coding sequence ATGGCCGCACCCGGCGAGAATCTGCGAATCAATTCAGACCGTTTGTGGGATTCGCTGATGGAAATGGCGAAGATTGGCCCCGGCGTTGCCGGCGGCAACAATCGCCAGACCGTGACCGACGAGGACGGCGAGGGCCGGCATCTGTTCAAGCGCTGGTGCGATGCCGCCGGGCTCGAAATGGGCGTCGACGAGATGGGCACGATGTTTGCCCGCCGCGAAGGCACTGATCCCAGCCTGCCGCCGGTCTATGTCGGCAGCCATCTCGATACGCAGCCGACCGGCGGCAAATATGACGGCGTGCTCGGCGTTCTTGGCGGCCTGGAGATCGTGCGCTCGCTCAACGATCTCGACATCAAGACAAAACATCCGATCGTCGTCACCAACTGGACCAACGAGGAAGGCGCGCGCTTCGCGCCGGCGATGATGGCGTCGGGCGTGTTCGCCGGCGTGCTCGAACAGGCCGATGTCTACGAGCATACCGACAAGCAGGGCAAGAAATTCGGCGAGGAGCTCGAACGCATCGGCTGGAAAGGCACCGAGAAGGTCGGCGACCGCAAGATCCACGCCTTCTTCGAACTGCATATCGAGCAGGGGCCGATCCTCGAGGACGAAGGCATCGACATTGGCGTCGTCACCCATGGCCAGGGCCTGAAATGGCTGCAGGTGACGCTGACCGGCAAGGAAGCCCATACCGGCTCGACGCCGATGCCCAAGCGCCGCAATGCCGGGCTCGGCATGGCCCGGGTGATCGAGCTGGTGCACGAGATCGCCATGGACTACCAGCCGGACGCGGTCGGCGCGGTCGGCCACATGGAGGTATTTCCCAATTCGCGCAACATCATTGCCGGCCGCACCGTCTTCACCATCGATATCCGCTCGCCCGAGAAGGAAGTGTTGGATGCGATGGACGGCCGCATCCGCGAAGGCATCGACACGATCTGCGAGGCGCTCGACATCCAGTACAAGATCGAGCAGGTCGGCCATTTCGATCCGGTCACCTTCGATGCCGGCTGCGTGAAGGCCATCCGCGACGCCGCCGACCGCCTCGGCTATACCCACCGCAACATCGTCTCGGGGGCCGGCCACGATGCCTGCTGGATCAACCGCGTCGCGCCGACGGCCATGGTGATGTGCCCCTGTGTTGATGGGTTGTCACACAACGAGGCCGAGGAAATCACCAAGGAATGGGCTTCGGCGGGCGCCGACGTGCTGTTCCACGCGGTGGTGGAGACGGCTGTCATCGTGGAGTGA
- a CDS encoding type 11 methyltransferase, with the protein MATVEPGVARHYDISGLEQRILDALADTGVDIAHLRAGDLEAVDEFHIGGIAATRELLGQMGLKPGARLLDIGSGVGGPARFAANDAGADVTGIDLTQSYVDIATSLSKRTGMAEKTRFVQGSALDMPFANASFDAAMILHVGMNLPDKKKLMSEAARVLRPGGVFAVYDVMRLKAGALTYPLPWASDETMSFVATPDDYRSAATASGFSVITERQRGAFAVEFFAAIRARMAAAQAEGKTPPPGVGLVMGEDARTKIANITAALEGGILAPVELLLRLG; encoded by the coding sequence ATGGCCACGGTGGAACCGGGCGTCGCCCGTCACTATGACATATCGGGTCTCGAGCAGCGTATCCTTGACGCGCTTGCCGACACTGGCGTGGACATTGCCCATCTGCGCGCCGGCGATCTCGAAGCGGTCGACGAATTCCACATTGGCGGTATCGCTGCCACCAGGGAACTGCTTGGCCAGATGGGTTTGAAGCCGGGAGCCAGGCTGCTTGATATCGGATCGGGAGTGGGTGGTCCCGCCCGTTTTGCGGCCAACGACGCCGGCGCCGATGTCACCGGTATCGATCTCACCCAAAGCTATGTCGACATCGCGACCAGCCTGTCGAAGCGCACGGGAATGGCCGAGAAGACGCGCTTCGTGCAAGGCAGCGCACTGGACATGCCATTCGCCAACGCCAGCTTCGACGCGGCCATGATCCTGCATGTCGGCATGAACCTTCCCGACAAGAAGAAGCTGATGAGTGAGGCCGCGCGCGTGCTGAGGCCGGGCGGCGTTTTTGCGGTCTACGATGTGATGCGGCTCAAGGCCGGCGCGCTGACCTATCCGCTGCCATGGGCATCGGATGAGACCATGTCCTTCGTCGCCACGCCCGACGACTATCGCTCGGCGGCTACGGCTTCCGGCTTCTCCGTAATCACTGAGCGGCAGCGCGGTGCTTTCGCCGTCGAATTCTTCGCCGCGATACGCGCCCGGATGGCCGCCGCGCAGGCCGAGGGCAAGACGCCGCCGCCCGGCGTCGGCCTTGTCATGGGCGAGGATGCCCGCACCAAGATCGCCAATATCACCGCCGCGCTTGAAGGCGGCATTCTCGCACCCGTCGAACTGCTTCTTCGTCTCGGCTGA
- a CDS encoding short-chain dehydrogenase/reductase SDR — MDLKDKTILITGSTDGVGRVVAQRLGAAGARVLVHGRDAARGKAVVAEIEAAGGRAEFFAADLASLAEIRRLAEAVRARTDRLDILINNAGIGTAGAKRQISADGYELRFAVNYLAGFLLASELLPLLKASAPARIVNVASAGQQAIDFSDVMLTHGYSGVRAYCQSKLAQILFTVDLAEELKGTGVTVNALHPASYMNTTMVRQAGVTPWSSVETGADAIVNLAASSALEGRSGLYFDGLREARADAQAYDAKARQQLRNLSIDLVGPASSKFREQHS, encoded by the coding sequence ATGGACCTGAAAGACAAGACAATCCTCATCACCGGCTCGACCGACGGCGTCGGCCGCGTCGTCGCGCAAAGGCTGGGTGCCGCCGGCGCCCGCGTGCTGGTGCACGGCCGCGATGCCGCGCGTGGCAAGGCCGTGGTCGCCGAAATCGAGGCCGCCGGCGGCAGAGCCGAGTTCTTCGCCGCCGACCTCGCCTCGCTGGCCGAAATTCGCCGCCTTGCCGAGGCCGTGCGTGCCCGAACGGACCGGCTCGACATCCTCATCAACAATGCCGGCATCGGCACGGCAGGCGCCAAAAGACAGATCAGCGCCGATGGCTACGAACTGCGTTTCGCGGTCAACTATCTCGCCGGCTTCCTGCTGGCCTCGGAACTTCTGCCGCTGCTGAAGGCGAGCGCTCCGGCGCGCATCGTCAATGTCGCCTCGGCGGGCCAGCAGGCGATCGACTTCAGCGATGTCATGCTGACCCATGGCTATAGCGGCGTGCGCGCCTACTGTCAGAGCAAGCTGGCGCAGATCCTGTTCACCGTCGACCTGGCGGAGGAACTGAAAGGCACCGGCGTCACCGTCAATGCGCTGCATCCGGCGAGCTACATGAACACCACCATGGTCAGGCAGGCCGGCGTGACGCCATGGAGCTCTGTCGAAACCGGCGCCGACGCCATCGTCAATCTCGCCGCCTCATCCGCGCTCGAAGGCCGAAGCGGCCTCTACTTCGACGGCCTGCGCGAAGCCCGCGCCGATGCCCAGGCCTACGACGCCAAGGCAAGACAGCAACTGCGAAACCTGAGCATCGACCTTGTCGGCCCGGCCTCTTCAAAATTCAGGGAACAGCACTCATGA
- a CDS encoding transcriptional regulator produces MKLGEGVEAAIHCAATLASVEGNSTMPGAALAEAFGLSPSYLLKHLNMLTAARILESVSGPAGGYRLARPAERITLLDIVLAIEGREPAFRCGEIRRNGPVKIDASAYVKPCGINAAMLKAERAYRAALAEVKLSDVVADYAAEGDPRSFAASCAFVARHQRPQKSSSTPSKQM; encoded by the coding sequence ATGAAGCTGGGCGAGGGCGTTGAAGCGGCCATCCACTGCGCGGCCACGCTGGCGAGCGTCGAGGGCAACAGCACCATGCCGGGCGCGGCGCTCGCCGAGGCGTTCGGCCTGTCGCCGAGTTATCTGCTGAAGCATCTCAACATGCTGACCGCGGCGCGCATCCTGGAATCGGTATCGGGGCCGGCCGGCGGCTATCGGCTGGCGCGGCCGGCCGAACGCATCACGCTGCTCGACATCGTCTTGGCCATCGAGGGGCGTGAGCCGGCGTTTCGCTGTGGCGAAATCCGCCGCAACGGTCCGGTCAAGATCGATGCCTCGGCCTATGTCAAACCCTGCGGCATCAATGCCGCGATGCTCAAGGCCGAGCGCGCCTATCGGGCGGCGCTGGCCGAAGTGAAGCTCTCCGACGTCGTGGCGGACTACGCGGCCGAAGGCGATCCGAGATCCTTTGCCGCCAGCTGTGCCTTCGTCGCGCGCCACCAGCGGCCGCAGAAATCCAGTTCAACCCCTTCAAAGCAGATGTGA
- a CDS encoding Beta-alanine--pyruvate transaminase — protein sequence MSNRLKVTPNDLSAFWMPFTANRQFKQAPRMFVSAKDMHYTTSDGRKVLDGTAGLWCVNAGHCRPKITEAIQHQAAELDYAPAFQMGHPIVFELANRLVDLAPKGMDHVFFTNSGSESVETALKMAIAYHRVKGEGSRTRLIGRERGYHGVNFGGISVGGIVTNRKMFGTLLGGVDHMPHTHLPEKNAFSKGVPEYGAELANELERIVALHDASTIAAVIVEPVAGSTGVILPPKGYLQKLREICTKHGILLIFDEVITGFGRLGAAFAADYFGVVPDIMTTAKGVSNGVIPMGAVFVKKEIHDAFMTGPEHMIEFFHGYTYSGNPIACAAALGTLDTYKEEGLLTRGEELAPYWEDALHSLKGEPHVIDIRNIGLIGAIELAPIAGSPTKRAFSAFVKAFERGALIRTTGDIIALSPPLIITKGQINELIDHVRDVLRSID from the coding sequence ATGTCCAACCGGCTGAAAGTCACGCCGAACGATCTCAGCGCATTCTGGATGCCGTTCACGGCGAACCGGCAGTTCAAGCAGGCGCCACGCATGTTCGTGTCCGCCAAGGACATGCATTACACCACCAGCGACGGCCGCAAGGTGCTGGACGGCACCGCCGGCCTCTGGTGCGTCAATGCCGGCCACTGCCGGCCGAAGATCACCGAGGCGATCCAGCACCAGGCCGCCGAACTCGACTACGCGCCGGCCTTCCAGATGGGCCATCCGATCGTGTTCGAACTGGCGAACCGGCTGGTCGACCTGGCGCCCAAGGGCATGGACCACGTCTTCTTCACCAATTCCGGTTCGGAATCGGTCGAGACCGCGCTGAAGATGGCGATCGCCTATCACCGGGTGAAGGGCGAGGGCTCGCGCACCCGCCTGATCGGCCGCGAGCGCGGCTATCACGGCGTCAATTTCGGCGGCATCTCGGTCGGCGGCATCGTCACCAACCGCAAGATGTTCGGCACGCTGCTCGGCGGCGTCGACCACATGCCGCACACGCATCTGCCGGAGAAGAACGCCTTCTCGAAGGGTGTCCCGGAATATGGCGCGGAGCTCGCCAATGAGCTGGAGCGCATCGTCGCGCTGCACGACGCCTCGACCATCGCCGCAGTCATCGTCGAGCCGGTCGCCGGCTCCACCGGCGTCATCCTGCCGCCCAAGGGCTATCTGCAGAAGCTGCGCGAAATCTGCACCAAGCACGGCATCCTGCTGATCTTCGACGAGGTCATCACCGGCTTCGGCCGTCTCGGCGCGGCGTTCGCCGCCGACTATTTCGGCGTGGTTCCCGACATAATGACCACCGCCAAGGGCGTCTCCAACGGCGTCATCCCGATGGGCGCGGTGTTCGTGAAGAAGGAAATCCACGACGCCTTCATGACCGGCCCCGAGCACATGATCGAGTTCTTCCACGGCTACACCTATTCGGGCAATCCGATCGCCTGCGCGGCGGCCCTCGGCACGCTCGACACCTACAAGGAAGAGGGCCTGCTCACCCGTGGCGAGGAACTGGCGCCCTATTGGGAGGACGCGCTGCATTCGCTGAAGGGCGAGCCGCATGTCATCGACATCAGGAACATCGGCCTGATCGGCGCGATCGAACTGGCGCCGATCGCCGGCAGTCCGACCAAGCGGGCCTTCTCGGCCTTCGTCAAGGCGTTCGAGCGCGGCGCGTTGATCCGCACCACCGGCGACATCATCGCGCTGTCGCCGCCGCTGATCATCACCAAGGGCCAGATCAACGAACTGATCGACCATGTGCGCGATGTATTGAGGTCGATCGACTAG
- a CDS encoding dihydropyrimidinase — MTKVIKNGTVVTADRSWKADVLFSHGKIVAIGSDMHGDHEYDATGCYVMPGGIDPHTHLEMPFMGTYSADDFESGTRAALAGGTTMVVDFCLPSPQQSLLEALQMWDNKTSKAACDYSFHMAITWWGKQVFDEMATVVDKGITSFKHFMALRAR, encoded by the coding sequence ATGACCAAAGTCATCAAGAACGGCACCGTCGTCACCGCCGACCGCAGCTGGAAGGCCGATGTGCTGTTCAGCCACGGCAAGATCGTCGCCATCGGCTCGGACATGCACGGCGACCATGAGTATGACGCCACCGGCTGCTACGTCATGCCGGGCGGCATCGACCCGCACACCCATCTCGAAATGCCATTCATGGGCACTTATTCGGCCGATGATTTCGAATCCGGTACGCGGGCGGCGCTCGCCGGCGGCACGACGATGGTGGTCGATTTCTGCCTGCCGTCGCCGCAGCAATCGCTGCTGGAGGCCTTGCAGATGTGGGACAACAAGACGTCCAAGGCTGCCTGCGATTATTCCTTCCACATGGCCATCACCTGGTGGGGCAAGCAGGTGTTCGACGAGATGGCCACCGTCGTCGACAAGGGCATTACCTCGTTCAAGCACTTCATGGCCTTAAGGGCGCGCTGA
- a CDS encoding dihydropyrimidine dehydrogenase has translation MADLRNNFVGIKSPNPFWLASAPPTDKAYNVIRAFKAGWGGVVWKTLGEEGPPVVNVNGPRYGAIWGADRRLLGLNNIELITDRDLQTNLREMKQVKMDWPDRALIASIMVPCEEASWKAILPLVEETGADGIELNFGCPHGMSERGMGAAVGQVPEYIEMVVRWCKQYTRMPVITKLTPNITDIRKPARAAHAGGTDAVSLINTINSITGVDLDSFAPMPTIDGKGSHGGYCGPAVKPIAMNMVAEIARDPETRGLPISGIGGITTWRDAAEFLALGAGNVQVCTAAMTYGFKIVQEMIAGLENWMDEKGHRSLDDIIGRATPNVTDWQYLNLNYVAKARIDQDACIKCGRCHIACEDTSHQAITNMVNGVRHFEVIEAECVGCNLCVNVCPVDNCITMEPLAAGAMDERTGKPVSPIYANWTTHPNNPMAKVAAE, from the coding sequence ATGGCAGACCTCCGCAACAATTTCGTCGGCATCAAATCGCCAAATCCGTTCTGGCTGGCCTCGGCGCCGCCGACCGACAAGGCCTACAACGTCATCCGCGCCTTCAAGGCAGGGTGGGGCGGCGTGGTGTGGAAGACGCTTGGCGAGGAAGGCCCGCCGGTGGTCAACGTCAACGGCCCGCGCTACGGCGCGATCTGGGGTGCCGACCGCCGTCTGCTCGGCCTCAACAATATCGAGCTGATCACCGACCGCGACCTGCAGACCAATCTGCGCGAGATGAAGCAGGTCAAGATGGACTGGCCCGACCGCGCGCTCATCGCCTCGATCATGGTTCCCTGCGAAGAGGCAAGCTGGAAAGCCATCCTGCCGCTGGTCGAGGAGACCGGCGCCGACGGCATCGAGCTCAATTTCGGCTGCCCGCACGGCATGTCGGAACGCGGCATGGGCGCGGCCGTCGGCCAGGTGCCGGAATATATCGAAATGGTGGTGCGCTGGTGCAAGCAGTACACGCGCATGCCCGTCATCACCAAGCTGACGCCCAACATCACTGACATCCGCAAGCCCGCGCGGGCTGCTCACGCAGGTGGAACAGATGCGGTGTCGCTGATCAACACCATCAATTCGATCACCGGCGTCGACCTCGACAGTTTCGCGCCGATGCCGACCATCGACGGCAAGGGCTCGCATGGCGGCTATTGCGGCCCGGCGGTGAAGCCGATCGCCATGAACATGGTGGCTGAGATCGCGCGCGATCCCGAAACGCGCGGCCTGCCGATCTCGGGCATTGGCGGCATCACCACCTGGCGCGACGCGGCCGAATTCCTGGCGCTCGGCGCCGGCAATGTGCAGGTCTGCACGGCGGCGATGACCTACGGCTTCAAGATCGTGCAGGAGATGATCGCCGGTCTGGAAAACTGGATGGACGAGAAGGGCCACCGCTCGCTCGACGACATTATCGGCCGCGCCACGCCCAACGTCACCGACTGGCAGTATCTCAACCTCAACTATGTCGCCAAGGCGCGTATCGACCAGGACGCCTGCATCAAATGCGGACGCTGCCACATTGCCTGCGAGGACACCTCGCACCAGGCGATCACCAACATGGTCAATGGCGTGAGACACTTTGAAGTGATCGAGGCCGAGTGCGTCGGCTGCAATCTGTGCGTCAATGTCTGCCCGGTCGACAATTGCATCACCATGGAACCGTTGGCCGCCGGCGCGATGGATGAGCGCACCGGCAAGCCGGTGTCGCCGATCTACGCCAACTGGACCACGCACCCGAACAACCCGATGGCCAAGGTGGCCGCGGAGTAG
- a CDS encoding oxidoreductase — MTNRTEHTVIIGGSSGIGLATARKLLGPGMKVTITGRNQDKLISAWKSLGGAADKAAFDASKPDEVRQFFERLGPFDHLVLAASGGKGLGPFETLDLADIGSGVEEKVRPQLSCLQAALPTLNRSGSVTFISAVSAQVTMPGVAGIGAVNGMLLTVTPILAVELKPLRVNVVAPGVIDTPWWDFLPEDQRQAVFAEYAGKTPVGRIGRAEDVASAIAFLVSNGFMTGQVLTCDGGLRFAA; from the coding sequence ATGACCAACAGAACCGAACACACAGTCATCATCGGCGGCTCGTCCGGCATCGGCCTGGCTACGGCGCGAAAACTGCTTGGCCCGGGCATGAAGGTGACGATCACCGGCCGCAACCAGGACAAGCTCATCAGCGCCTGGAAAAGCCTTGGCGGCGCCGCCGACAAGGCCGCATTCGATGCGTCGAAGCCGGACGAAGTTCGCCAATTCTTCGAGCGCCTCGGCCCGTTCGACCACCTCGTTCTGGCCGCAAGCGGCGGCAAGGGTCTTGGCCCCTTCGAGACCCTCGACCTTGCCGATATCGGCAGCGGCGTCGAGGAGAAGGTGCGGCCGCAATTGTCGTGCCTGCAGGCCGCCTTGCCGACGCTCAACAGATCGGGATCGGTCACCTTCATCTCGGCGGTATCAGCTCAGGTCACCATGCCCGGCGTCGCCGGCATCGGTGCCGTCAACGGCATGCTGCTGACCGTAACGCCGATCCTGGCTGTCGAACTGAAGCCGCTGCGTGTCAACGTCGTGGCCCCCGGCGTCATCGACACGCCGTGGTGGGATTTTTTACCTGAGGACCAGCGGCAGGCGGTGTTTGCCGAATATGCCGGCAAGACGCCGGTGGGCAGGATTGGCCGCGCCGAGGACGTCGCCTCGGCGATAGCCTTCCTCGTCTCCAACGGTTTCATGACCGGCCAGGTGCTGACCTGCGATGGTGGCCTGCGGTTCGCGGCGTGA